A window of the Brassica napus cultivar Da-Ae chromosome C5, Da-Ae, whole genome shotgun sequence genome harbors these coding sequences:
- the LOC106453018 gene encoding F-box/kelch-repeat protein At4g38940-like — MSENMEKSPELSSLPDDVTVEIVARVPRSHYPTLNRVSKSFRKLIASPTLYERRSQLGYKEHRVYAVLRNPNTHDDFGFYILHRKVGCSNRLVIAGSLDHMSYDGIYVSVGSKVYGFSDLNALSIDCTSHTVQPISHIPQVMTIRVANVIDKKVYLIGGSYFPVGSWDTWKSEVTVLDTETQSWEPKLVKEDMHVGLGPLRYDSVVMEGKVYVKGGSKDDSFVYEPEERKWELMDEVLSSKAWKGACVVDNVLYYHDCPGKVLMAYDPKQMCWSVVNGLEEFLAVETAHSIWSAAVSYGEKKLALFFLKKHDGKNVICCAEIALERRQGGDILGKMESCDVVIENGLFDIVEFVSVTV, encoded by the coding sequence ATGTCTGAAAACATGGAGAAATCTCCGGAGCTGTCATCACTTCCAGACGACGTTACCGTTGAGATCGTAGCTCGTGTGCCCAGAAGCCATTACCCGACTCTCAACCGCGTTTCAAAGAGTTTCAGGAAACTCATTGCCTCTCCTACTCTCTACGAGAGGCGATCCCAGCTAGGCTACAAAGAACACCGTGTCTATGCTGTCCTCCGCAACCCCAATACTCATGATGATTtcggtttctacattctccacCGGAAAGTCGGCTGCAGTAACCGCTTGGTCATCGCCGGATCACTTGATCACATGTCTTACGATGGAATCTATGTCTCGGTTGGTTCGAAGGTGTACGGGTTTAGCGATCTCAATGCGCTCAGCATTGACTGCACCTCTCACACGGTTCAGCCCATCTCTCACATTCCTCAGGTTATGACTATTAGAGTTGCTAATGTCATCGACAAGAAGGTTTACCTGATTGGTGGTTCCTATTTTCCGGTTGGGTCGTGGGACACGTGGAAGAGTGAAGTCACGGTGCTTGACACAGAAACACAATCATGGGAGCCTAAGTTGGTAAAGGAAGACATGCATGTAGGTCTTGGTCCCCTTAGGTATGATTCTGTGGTGATGGAAGGTAAGGTTTACGTGAAAGGTGGCAGCAAGGACGACTCTTTTGTTTATGAACCAGAGGAAAGGAAATGGGAATTGATGGACGAGGTGTTGAGTTCTAAGGCCTGGAAGGGTGCATGTGTGGTTGACAACGTCTTGTACTATCACGATTGTCCCGGGAAGGTTCTGATGGCATATGATCCAAAGCAGATGTGCTGGAGTGTTGTCAACGGTTTGGAAGAGTTTTTGGCCGTGGAGACTGCCCACTCAATTTGGTCCGCTGCGGTGAGCTATGGCGAGAAGAAGTTGGCTCTCTTCTTTCTTAAAAAACATGACGGCAAAAATGTCATTTGCTGTGCAGAGATTGCTTTGGAAAGGCGCCAAGGAGGAGATATTTTGGGTAAGATGGAGTCGTGTGATGTTGTGATTGAGAATGGGCTGTTTGACATTGTCGAATTTGTTTCTGTTACCGTTTGA